One Gossypium raimondii isolate GPD5lz chromosome 3, ASM2569854v1, whole genome shotgun sequence genomic window carries:
- the LOC105794790 gene encoding BAG family molecular chaperone regulator 6, translated as MDFPFAQNPFDASFRPRYGRSFRGIPLQVLPEASQPQSLKPKMVSIPVHFVGSKRGRSDSAIKIQKVFRGFLVRKNVKKVMAIREQVNDIERSVSKTETVELIRNDPKQRLKVNENLMSLLFKLDSVKGVDSCVRDFRKSLIKKAIALQEKVDAIISGNQSVDSSNNAEVIDQNQGIIDSSDKSNQILEWEAAEDAECVANLSESEGSFTVAVGGNEEKILESSGNESQSNWLGDEEGENRRGQSDNNGKEILERIMEENEKMMRMMETLSERNEMQTRMLSALTQRVEQLEKAFLCDKLRRKKRRSDEKSQDIRKCGGKR; from the coding sequence ATGGACTTCCCTTTTGCCCAAAATCCATTCGATGCGTCGTTTCGCCCCCGCTATGGGAGAAGCTTTAGAGGGATCCCGCTTCAGGTACTGCCCGAGGCGTCGCAGCCTCAGTCTCTTAAGCCCAAGATGGTATCCATCCCCGTCCACTTCGTCGGTTCGAAGCGGGGCAGATCCGACTCGGCAATCAAGATCCAGAAGGTGTTTCGGGGATTTCTGGTAAGAAAAAACGTGAAGAAGGTCATGGCAATAAGGGAGCAAGTGAATGACATCGAGCGTAGTGTTTCCAAGACGGAGACTGTGGAATTGATTCGGAATGACCCAAAGCAGAGATTGAAAGTGAACGAGAATCTGATGAGCTTGCTTTTCAAATTGGATTCTGTTAAAGGAGTGGATTCTTGTGTTAGGGATTTCAGGAAATCCCTTATTAAAAAGGCGATTGCGTTACAAGAGAAGGTTGACGCCATTATTTCTGGTAACCAGTCCGTGGATTCCAGCAATAATGCGGAAGTAATTGACCAAAATCAAGGTATTATCGATTCTTCAGATAAAAGCAATCAAATTTTAGAGTGGGAAGCAGCAGAGGATGCTGAATGTGTGGCTAATTTGAGTGAATCGGAAGGAAGTTTTACTGTTGCAGTCGGAGGGAATGAGGAGAAGATATTGGAAAGTAGCGGGAATGAGAGTCAAAGCAATTGGTTAGGAGATGAAGAAGGTGAAAATAGAAGAGGGCAGTCTGATAATAATGGGAAGGAGATATTAGAGAGGATAATGGAGGAGAATGAGAAGATGATGAGGATGATGGAGACATTGTCCGAGAGAAACGAAATGCAAACTCGGATGCTGAGTGCCTTGACTCAAAGGGTGGAGCAGCTGGAGAAAGCATTCTTGTGTGACAAATTGAGGAGAAAGAAACGGAGAAGTGATGAGAAATCACAGGATATCAGAAAGTGCGGAGGGAAGAGATAG
- the LOC105794789 gene encoding BAG family molecular chaperone regulator 6 — MDFPFAQNPWDSSFRPHYGRSFRGIPVKVMPEASQPQSLKPKMVSIPVHFVGSERGRSDSAIKIQKVFRGFLVRKNVKKIMAIREQVNDIERSVSKTETADLIRNDPKQRLKVNENLMSLLFKLDSVEGVDSCVRDFRKSVIKKAIALQEMVDAIISGDQSLDSGNNAEVIDQNQGIIHFSDNCNQTLESENHEEATEDVECVLNLSEAEGTVAVAVQGNEEESSNESQSDSFANHEVEGENGTWQPDNGKEGVEERRKEMLERITEENEKMVRMMETLSERNEMQTRMLSALTQRVEQLEKAFLCDNLRRKKRRNDEKSQDIKKCGGKR, encoded by the coding sequence ATGGACTTCCCTTTTGCCCAAAATCCATGGGATTCGTCGTTTCGCCCTCACTATGGGAGAAGCTTTAGAGGGATCCCGGTTAAGGTCATGCCCGAGGCGTCGCAGCCTCAGTCTCTTAAGCCCAAGATGGTATCCATCCCCGTCCACTTCGTTGGTTCGGAGCGGGGCAGGTCCGACTCAGCAATCAAGATCCAGAAGGTGTTTCGGGGATTTCTGGTAAGAAAAAACGTGAAGAAGATCATGGCAATAAGGGAGCAAGTGAATGACATCGAGCGTAGTGTTTCCAAGACAGAGACAGCGGATTTGATTCGGAATGATCCAAAGCAGAGATTGAAAGTGAACGAGAATCTAATGAGCTTGCTTTTCAAATTGGATTCTGTTGAAGGAGTGGATTCGTGTGTTAGGGATTTCAGGAAATCCGTTATTAAAAAGGCGATTGCGTTACAAGAGATGGTTGACGCCATTATTTCTGGTGACCAGTCCTTGGATTCCGGCAATAATGCGGAAGTAATTGACCAAAATCAAGGTATTATCCATTTTTCTGATAACTGCAATCAAACTTTAGAGTCAGAAAATCATGAGGAAGCAACAGAAGATGTAgaatgtgtgcttaatttgagtGAAGCGGAAGGAACTGTTGCTGTTGCGGTCCAAGGGAATGAGGAGGAGAGTAGCAATGAGAGTCAAAGTGATTCGTTTGCCAATCACGAGGTAGAAGGCGAAAATGGAACGTGGCAGCCTGATAACGGGAAGGAAGGCGTGGAGGAAAGGAGAAAGGAGATGTTAGAGAGGATAACGGAGGAGAATGAGAAGATGGTGAGGATGATGGAGACATTGTCTGAGAGGAACGAAATGCAAACTCGGATGTTGAGTGCGTTGACTCAAAGGGTGGAGCAGCTAGAGAAAGCATTCTTGTGTGACAACTTGAggagaaagaaaaggagaaatgaTGAGAAATCACAGGATATCAAAAAATGTGGAGGGAAGAGATAG